The following are encoded in a window of Fibrobacter sp. UWP2 genomic DNA:
- a CDS encoding tyrosine-protein phosphatase — protein MGSLGKIFGKVALMAIAALWAACSEDSVSEPSDADVVLSSAGASFVAESSSSSQTPNSSETFAEPGALAIATTVAQDTLELFNFGGVPLDFAADSFLTKFDYGDIVTLMIDGYDTLDVPVTANFNDVTVGEFFLYASGGTNNVMLELSYGQAAEAFGITRGAKFPINAAVQLKEKSGYLAYWAMSENILMSGDPEMYPGLSIEEFANFRMVKTRGMGEGVLYRSSSPVDPALARNTYADSLSKVAGVATFVNLANSEEGAASFTGFAESYYATQNVVYLELQPSFANTSFKEGLVQGFRYIADHDGPYLVHCTYGMDRTGFTIAVLEALMGATASEIKDDYVQTHKNFYLYSKDGYSPLTVEHLDLYKKIIAKNLQAAYNLVDVDISDFENADLAAATEKYLLAIGMQKSEIAALKNRLSAP, from the coding sequence TAGCGAAGACTCCGTTTCAGAGCCTTCAGACGCCGACGTGGTCCTTTCGAGTGCAGGCGCCAGTTTCGTCGCCGAGAGTTCAAGCTCGTCGCAAACACCTAACTCCTCTGAAACTTTTGCCGAACCAGGCGCCCTCGCAATCGCGACGACCGTCGCCCAAGACACACTCGAGCTTTTCAACTTCGGGGGCGTCCCGCTCGACTTTGCGGCGGATTCGTTCCTCACAAAGTTCGATTACGGCGACATCGTTACGCTGATGATCGACGGCTACGACACGCTTGACGTCCCCGTGACCGCGAACTTTAACGATGTCACCGTGGGCGAGTTCTTTTTGTACGCCTCTGGCGGTACAAACAACGTAATGCTTGAACTCAGTTACGGCCAGGCGGCAGAGGCGTTTGGCATTACGCGGGGCGCGAAATTCCCGATTAATGCGGCCGTGCAGCTAAAAGAAAAGAGCGGCTACCTCGCCTATTGGGCGATGTCCGAGAACATCTTGATGTCGGGTGACCCCGAAATGTACCCCGGCCTCTCCATCGAAGAGTTCGCGAATTTCAGGATGGTGAAAACCCGCGGGATGGGCGAGGGCGTGCTTTACCGTTCATCGAGCCCGGTCGACCCGGCGCTTGCCCGCAACACCTACGCAGATTCCCTGTCAAAGGTCGCCGGAGTCGCCACGTTCGTGAACCTTGCGAACAGCGAAGAAGGTGCCGCGTCGTTTACCGGTTTCGCTGAATCCTATTACGCCACGCAGAACGTGGTTTATCTGGAACTACAGCCGTCTTTTGCGAACACGTCGTTCAAGGAGGGCCTTGTCCAAGGGTTCCGCTATATTGCCGACCACGACGGCCCCTACCTGGTGCATTGCACATACGGCATGGACCGCACGGGCTTCACGATCGCGGTGCTCGAAGCCCTGATGGGCGCCACCGCCAGTGAAATCAAGGATGATTACGTGCAGACCCACAAAAACTTTTACCTTTATTCCAAAGACGGCTACTCCCCCTTGACGGTGGAGCATTTGGATTTGTACAAGAAAATCATAGCCAAGAACTTGCAGGCCGCCTATAACCTGGTCGATGTCGACATCTCCGATTTCGAGAACGCCGATCTCGCCGCCGCGACCGAGAAATACTTGCTCGCCATCGGCATGCAAAAGTCCGAAATCGCCGCACTAAAAAACCGCCTGAGTGCTCCATAA
- a CDS encoding sigma-54-dependent Fis family transcriptional regulator, with translation MTTEAEEIERLKAEIKALRDIIDEKPGKMVGNSGEMRSVYKQIKACAGNDAPALIYGNDGTGKELTARTIAELSPRKGGPFTVLGCANLRESFGNPASAFESELFGYERGAFLGANTRHIGKAEVANGGTLFLDDVSALGLPDQEKLLRFMQGQTFNRLGGNMQLHSDVRLIAASSRNLEEMMQQKLFREDLFYRLNIVQITLPDLAQRKSDILLLAEHFIAQVNLKYGKHVTRLSTPAIDMLMSYHWPGNVQELENCIERAALATTDDCIHSHDLPPTLQTDVTSGTALLPEGGSPLATLMDSYEREILTEALRRNNGNLSAAGRDLSVSPRMMHYKVNRLGIKV, from the coding sequence ATGACGACGGAAGCAGAAGAAATAGAACGGCTGAAAGCCGAAATCAAGGCTCTGCGCGATATCATCGACGAGAAGCCCGGCAAGATGGTCGGCAACAGCGGCGAGATGCGCAGCGTGTACAAGCAAATTAAAGCCTGCGCCGGCAACGACGCGCCCGCGCTTATTTACGGCAACGACGGCACCGGCAAGGAGCTCACCGCCCGCACCATCGCGGAACTCTCCCCGCGCAAAGGGGGCCCGTTCACCGTACTCGGGTGCGCGAACCTCCGCGAAAGCTTCGGAAACCCGGCGAGCGCCTTCGAGAGCGAACTCTTCGGCTACGAACGCGGGGCATTCCTCGGCGCGAACACCCGCCATATCGGCAAGGCAGAAGTCGCGAACGGCGGCACGCTATTCCTCGACGACGTCTCGGCGCTCGGCCTCCCCGACCAGGAGAAACTGCTGCGATTTATGCAAGGGCAGACCTTCAACCGCCTGGGCGGAAACATGCAGCTCCATTCCGACGTGCGCCTCATCGCCGCCTCGAGCAGGAATCTCGAAGAGATGATGCAGCAGAAGCTGTTCCGCGAAGACCTCTTCTACCGCCTGAACATCGTGCAGATTACGCTCCCCGACTTGGCGCAACGCAAGAGCGACATCTTGCTGTTGGCAGAACACTTTATCGCACAGGTGAACCTCAAGTACGGCAAGCACGTGACGCGCCTTTCTACGCCCGCCATCGACATGCTCATGAGCTACCACTGGCCGGGCAACGTACAGGAACTCGAGAACTGCATCGAACGCGCGGCGCTCGCCACCACCGACGACTGCATCCATTCGCACGACCTGCCGCCCACCTTGCAGACCGACGTGACCAGCGGCACCGCGCTTTTGCCCGAAGGCGGAAGCCCGCTAGCCACCCTCATGGACAGCTACGAGCGCGAGATTTTGACCGAAGCCCTGCGCAGGAACAACGGCAACCTGAGCGCCGCCGGCCGCGACCTGAGCGTGAGCCCCCGCATGATGCACTACAAGGTGAATCGCCTGGGGATTAAGGTTTAG
- a CDS encoding glutamine synthetase III produces MSVSYRKKTINEIAKEPTAPVKPAAPVNVDFYGEDVFNIDAMREYLPKDVCEKLIATINEGAALDPSIAADVAHAMKKWAMDRGATHFTHWFQPLTGSTAEKHDSFLEPSGGKAIMVLSGKNLIVGEPDASSFPSGGLRSTFEARGYTAWDPTSPAFIKRHGNGATLCIPTAFCSYTGEALDKKTPLLRSLQALSKSTRRLMTCFKAGPKKTTVTLGAEQEYFLIDKRFYLQRPDLYQAGRTLFGAAPAKHQQMDDHYFGSIPARILNFMNEVETELWKLGIPAKTRHNEVAPAQFELAPMFEEVNLACDHNMMIMEVLRNVADKNGLVCLLHEKPFAGVNGSGKHNNWSLSYGKGNLLNPGKDPHQNAVFLTTLCAIIYAVDTHADLLRMTVAGAGNDHRLGANEAPPAIVSMFLGDQLMDVIEQIEQGVPKSSKQAGALRIGADMLPALPRDATDRNRTSPFAFTGNKFEFRAPGSSQSCSEPNVVLNTIVAEAFDMISEQLEKLDEKNFHTGLQKILQKIVKEHKRVIFNGNGYTDEWIAEAERRGLPNIRTSVEALKALTKEENIQLFEKYGVMNRREMESRYEINVEDFHKRIHIEGEVCRDMAKNIILPKVVEAYSSALKTNEMALNQGFPGVDAYVKSLGEGVKNLSAAIATMEESLNGLHEEILDAMAALRKVVDGLEKVVPDEMWPLPKYREMLFIY; encoded by the coding sequence ATGAGCGTAAGCTACCGCAAAAAGACAATCAACGAAATCGCGAAGGAGCCGACCGCGCCTGTCAAGCCGGCTGCCCCGGTCAATGTCGATTTCTACGGCGAAGATGTGTTCAACATCGATGCCATGCGCGAATACCTGCCCAAGGACGTTTGCGAAAAGCTGATTGCGACCATCAACGAGGGCGCCGCCCTTGACCCCTCCATCGCTGCCGACGTGGCGCATGCCATGAAGAAGTGGGCGATGGACCGCGGTGCCACTCACTTTACGCATTGGTTCCAGCCTTTGACGGGTTCCACCGCCGAGAAGCACGACAGCTTCCTAGAACCGAGCGGCGGCAAGGCCATTATGGTGTTGAGCGGCAAGAACCTGATTGTGGGCGAGCCCGACGCCTCGAGTTTCCCGAGCGGCGGTCTGCGTTCCACGTTCGAGGCCCGCGGCTACACCGCCTGGGACCCGACTTCCCCTGCATTCATCAAGCGTCACGGTAACGGTGCAACGCTCTGCATCCCGACGGCGTTCTGCAGCTACACCGGCGAAGCGCTCGACAAAAAGACTCCGCTCCTGCGCAGCCTGCAGGCCCTTTCCAAGTCTACCCGCCGCCTCATGACCTGCTTCAAGGCGGGCCCCAAGAAGACGACCGTCACACTCGGTGCCGAACAGGAATATTTCCTCATCGACAAGCGCTTCTACCTGCAACGCCCCGACCTGTACCAGGCCGGCCGCACGCTGTTCGGTGCCGCTCCCGCGAAGCACCAACAGATGGATGATCATTACTTTGGTAGTATTCCTGCCCGCATCCTCAATTTCATGAACGAAGTCGAGACCGAACTCTGGAAGCTCGGCATCCCGGCGAAGACTCGCCACAACGAAGTCGCGCCCGCGCAGTTCGAACTCGCCCCGATGTTCGAGGAAGTGAACCTCGCCTGCGACCACAACATGATGATTATGGAAGTGCTCCGCAACGTGGCCGACAAGAACGGCCTCGTGTGCCTGCTGCACGAAAAGCCCTTCGCCGGCGTGAACGGTTCCGGCAAGCACAACAACTGGTCGCTCTCCTACGGCAAGGGCAACTTGCTCAACCCGGGCAAGGACCCGCACCAGAATGCCGTGTTCCTCACCACGCTCTGCGCCATCATCTACGCTGTCGACACTCACGCCGATTTGCTCCGCATGACTGTGGCTGGCGCCGGCAACGACCACCGCCTCGGTGCGAACGAAGCTCCTCCGGCGATCGTCTCCATGTTCCTCGGCGATCAGCTGATGGACGTCATCGAACAGATTGAACAGGGCGTGCCCAAGTCCTCTAAGCAGGCTGGCGCGCTCCGCATTGGTGCCGACATGTTGCCGGCCCTCCCGCGCGATGCTACCGACCGCAACAGGACTTCTCCGTTTGCGTTCACCGGCAACAAGTTCGAATTCCGCGCTCCGGGTTCCAGCCAGAGCTGCTCCGAACCGAACGTGGTTTTGAACACCATCGTGGCCGAAGCTTTCGACATGATTTCGGAACAGCTCGAAAAGCTTGACGAGAAGAACTTCCACACGGGCCTGCAAAAGATTTTGCAGAAGATCGTGAAGGAACACAAGCGCGTGATTTTCAACGGCAACGGCTATACCGACGAATGGATTGCCGAAGCTGAACGCCGCGGTCTCCCGAATATTCGTACCTCCGTGGAAGCCCTCAAGGCTCTCACCAAGGAAGAAAATATTCAGTTGTTCGAAAAGTACGGTGTGATGAACCGCCGCGAAATGGAATCCCGCTACGAAATCAACGTCGAAGATTTCCACAAGAGAATCCACATCGAAGGCGAAGTCTGCCGCGACATGGCCAAAAACATCATCTTGCCGAAGGTCGTCGAGGCTTACTCCAGCGCCCTCAAGACGAACGAGATGGCCTTGAACCAGGGCTTCCCGGGCGTCGATGCCTACGTGAAGTCTCTCGGCGAAGGCGTGAAGAACCTGAGTGCCGCCATCGCAACGATGGAAGAAAGCCTGAACGGCCTGCACGAAGAAATTCTCGATGCGATGGCCGCTTTGCGCAAGGTTGTCGATGGCCTCGAGAAGGTCGTCCCCGACGAGATGTGGCCTTTGCCGAAGTATCGTGAGATGTTGTTTATTTACTAG
- a CDS encoding aminotransferase class V-fold PLP-dependent enzyme, translating into MPQTMTFDAEKIRSEFPMLVAGDKEPKPLAFLDSTATTQKPECVISVMDDFYREHYSSVKRGVYRLSARTTEAFEATRKSVAKFLNAKSEDEIVFTRGTTESINLVAWSYGRKFFEAGDEILISGLEHHANIVSWQLVAEMKGAKIRVIPVKDDGDLDLEQLPGLLNPRTKMVAVTHVSNAVGTVNPIAEIIKTVRAAAPQAKILIDGAQSSSHIKIDEQALDCDFLAFSGHKMYGPTGVGVLYGKYDVLDSMPPWHGGGEMIKNVTFEKTTYADVPARFEAGTPMIAEVIGLGKAIEWINEKGIENIRRHEAEITQYALEQLAKIPQVKVLGNPKERGALLSVTLGEIAVGDAAMILDEENVAVRSGHHCAQPVMDRFGVDATLRLSFGAYTLKRDIDRLVAGLQRVVRLFA; encoded by the coding sequence ATGCCACAAACAATGACTTTTGACGCCGAAAAAATCCGCAGCGAATTCCCGATGCTTGTCGCGGGCGACAAGGAGCCTAAGCCCCTCGCCTTTTTGGACAGCACCGCCACGACGCAAAAACCGGAGTGCGTCATTAGCGTGATGGACGACTTTTACCGCGAACACTACAGCTCCGTGAAGCGCGGCGTTTACCGCTTGAGCGCCCGCACCACCGAGGCCTTCGAGGCGACCCGCAAAAGCGTCGCCAAATTCTTGAACGCCAAGAGCGAAGACGAGATCGTGTTCACACGCGGCACCACCGAGAGCATCAATCTGGTGGCGTGGAGTTACGGGCGCAAGTTCTTTGAGGCCGGCGACGAAATTTTGATTAGCGGGCTCGAGCACCACGCGAACATCGTGAGCTGGCAGCTCGTCGCCGAGATGAAGGGCGCAAAGATCAGGGTCATCCCCGTGAAAGATGACGGAGACCTCGACCTGGAACAGCTCCCGGGTTTGCTCAACCCACGAACCAAGATGGTCGCGGTGACACACGTGAGCAATGCCGTCGGCACCGTGAACCCGATTGCAGAAATCATCAAGACCGTTCGCGCCGCCGCCCCGCAGGCAAAGATCCTGATTGACGGCGCCCAGAGTTCCAGCCACATCAAGATTGACGAGCAGGCACTCGACTGCGATTTCCTCGCCTTCAGCGGGCACAAGATGTACGGCCCCACAGGCGTGGGCGTGCTCTACGGCAAGTACGACGTTCTGGATAGCATGCCCCCCTGGCACGGCGGCGGCGAGATGATCAAGAACGTCACCTTCGAAAAGACAACGTACGCCGACGTTCCCGCCCGCTTCGAGGCCGGCACGCCCATGATTGCCGAAGTCATCGGCCTCGGCAAAGCCATCGAATGGATTAACGAGAAGGGCATCGAAAACATCCGCAGGCACGAAGCAGAAATCACGCAGTACGCGCTGGAACAGCTTGCGAAAATCCCGCAGGTGAAAGTACTCGGGAACCCGAAGGAACGCGGCGCCCTTTTGAGTGTCACTCTCGGCGAGATTGCCGTGGGCGACGCCGCCATGATTCTAGACGAAGAGAACGTGGCCGTGCGTAGCGGGCACCACTGTGCCCAGCCTGTGATGGACCGCTTCGGCGTAGATGCCACGCTCCGCCTGAGCTTTGGCGCCTACACCCTGAAGCGCGATATCGACCGCCTTGTCGCAGGCCTCCAGAGAGTCGTCCGACTGTTCGCATAA